A DNA window from Deinococcus humi contains the following coding sequences:
- a CDS encoding ExeM/NucH family extracellular endonuclease yields the protein MTLSTAPKRLLLAGLLALAACGQAPQSAAPATTTSLGTQSLRAADTGPLTRIGAVQGETPSGDAPSPLLGQRVTVEGVVTGLRTSYVSATRSAEVDGFFMQEHKRDINRNGLASDGIFVFCGSACPTVTPGDLVRVSGAVAEQFKATQISADGLTKLESGVALPPAVQVKLPLPVSERERYEGMRIGTKGVVTNNFTLGRGASFDIADDRIFTYTQINRPSAQGLAAYQAAVAERVLRIDDSSRWQNPDPVIFARAGQPLSAGNTLRGGDRVVVTGVLTFGNDGWTGSGSEDVYRLQAASATVAGPARPKTPTGVGGRLRVGSMNVLNYFTTLDGPNTGCTPGGSSSDARGANNCDEFLRQRDKIVAAITKLDADVLGLLEIQNDFEKGSRSSIANLVSALNTATAPGTYAAINPGENVGTDAITVAMIYKPASVTPVGHLAVLDNGFDPSYQDNRNRPTLAHTFQSKANGGRVTAVVAHLKSKGSACAGDPDLNDGQGNCNLTRTNAAQLIARWLGTNPTGVQEEDRLLLGDFNAYRMEDPLQALERAGYINLFDSSSYSYQFDGQWGSLDHALASTSLERQVVGETKWHINADEPTVLDYNTEFKSAAQLANFYAADPYRSSDHDPVLVGLNLRAQTPLPASAPIVRLNLSPDTAALTATVGGNPVRQSFVANGVNVPDALTVSVTPREGAPALATAPTTATSGEPFAVAVSAPQGTAPGIYTYEVKTMAGQASDTSILTVTVQAPPAPGTADLYFSEYVEGSSNNKALEIYNPTAQAVDLSAYSVELYSNGSATAGNKAVLSGSLAAGGTLVLVNSQASAALKERGQMTSAVTNFNGDDALLLKKNGEVIDSFGQVGFDPGTQWGTSPTATLDSTLRRKASVTTGDRNGLDAFDPAAEWDGFPQDTFDGLGTR from the coding sequence ATGACGCTTTCGACAGCCCCCAAACGCCTTCTGCTCGCTGGCCTTCTGGCCCTGGCAGCCTGCGGCCAGGCTCCCCAGAGCGCGGCTCCGGCAACGACCACTTCCCTTGGAACCCAGAGCCTGCGTGCTGCCGATACTGGCCCCCTGACCCGTATTGGTGCGGTGCAGGGTGAAACACCCAGCGGCGACGCCCCATCACCTCTGCTCGGCCAGCGCGTGACCGTGGAGGGCGTCGTGACAGGTCTGCGGACCTCGTATGTGTCGGCGACCCGCTCGGCGGAGGTGGACGGCTTCTTCATGCAGGAGCACAAGCGGGACATCAACCGCAATGGGCTGGCCAGCGACGGCATCTTTGTGTTCTGTGGGAGCGCCTGCCCCACCGTGACGCCAGGCGATCTGGTGCGGGTCAGTGGCGCGGTGGCCGAGCAGTTCAAGGCGACGCAGATCAGCGCCGATGGCCTGACGAAGCTGGAATCGGGAGTTGCCCTGCCCCCTGCCGTGCAGGTCAAGCTACCGCTGCCCGTATCCGAACGCGAGCGTTACGAGGGTATGCGTATCGGCACGAAGGGCGTGGTGACCAACAATTTCACGCTGGGGCGTGGGGCCAGCTTCGACATTGCCGACGACCGCATCTTCACCTACACACAGATCAACCGCCCCAGTGCCCAGGGCCTGGCGGCCTATCAGGCAGCGGTGGCCGAACGGGTGCTGCGGATCGACGATTCCAGCCGCTGGCAGAATCCTGATCCCGTGATCTTCGCGCGCGCGGGCCAGCCTCTCAGCGCCGGCAACACCTTGCGGGGCGGCGACCGTGTGGTCGTGACCGGTGTGCTGACCTTCGGCAACGACGGCTGGACTGGCAGCGGCAGCGAAGATGTCTACCGCCTGCAAGCCGCCTCGGCCACGGTGGCGGGCCCTGCGCGGCCCAAGACCCCGACCGGCGTGGGTGGACGCCTGCGCGTGGGCAGCATGAATGTGCTGAACTATTTCACCACCCTGGACGGACCCAATACCGGCTGCACCCCAGGCGGAAGCAGCAGCGACGCGCGCGGTGCCAACAACTGCGACGAATTCCTGCGTCAACGCGACAAGATCGTGGCGGCGATCACGAAATTGGATGCCGACGTGCTAGGTCTGCTCGAAATTCAGAACGACTTCGAGAAGGGCAGCCGCAGCAGCATCGCCAATCTGGTCAGCGCCCTGAACACCGCGACCGCGCCCGGCACCTACGCCGCGATCAATCCCGGCGAAAACGTAGGCACCGACGCGATCACGGTCGCCATGATCTACAAGCCCGCCAGCGTGACCCCGGTCGGGCATCTCGCCGTGCTCGACAACGGCTTTGACCCCAGCTATCAGGACAACCGCAACCGGCCCACCCTGGCCCACACCTTCCAGAGCAAGGCAAATGGGGGGCGCGTGACGGCGGTGGTGGCCCACCTCAAGAGCAAGGGCAGCGCCTGTGCGGGCGATCCGGACCTCAACGACGGCCAGGGCAACTGCAACCTGACCCGCACGAATGCCGCGCAGCTGATCGCCCGCTGGCTGGGGACCAATCCCACTGGCGTGCAGGAGGAAGACCGCCTGCTTCTGGGGGACTTCAACGCCTACCGGATGGAAGATCCCCTGCAGGCGCTGGAAAGGGCCGGGTACATCAATCTTTTCGACTCCTCCAGCTACTCCTACCAGTTTGATGGCCAGTGGGGCAGTCTCGACCACGCGCTGGCGAGCACAAGCCTCGAGCGTCAGGTGGTCGGCGAGACGAAGTGGCACATCAACGCCGATGAGCCAACCGTGCTCGACTACAACACCGAGTTCAAGAGCGCGGCGCAACTGGCGAACTTCTACGCGGCTGACCCTTACCGCTCCAGCGATCACGATCCGGTGCTGGTGGGCCTGAACCTGCGTGCCCAGACCCCGCTGCCTGCCTCGGCACCCATCGTCCGGCTCAACCTCTCGCCTGACACTGCAGCGTTGACGGCCACCGTGGGGGGCAACCCCGTTCGTCAGAGCTTCGTCGCCAACGGTGTGAATGTTCCAGACGCCCTGACGGTCAGCGTGACCCCCCGTGAGGGTGCTCCTGCTCTGGCGACCGCGCCGACCACTGCGACCAGCGGCGAGCCTTTCGCCGTCGCCGTCTCCGCCCCGCAGGGCACCGCGCCCGGTATCTACACCTACGAGGTGAAGACGATGGCGGGACAGGCCAGCGATACCAGCATCCTGACGGTGACGGTGCAGGCTCCACCCGCTCCAGGGACCGCCGACCTGTACTTCAGCGAATACGTAGAGGGCAGCAGCAACAACAAGGCCCTCGAGATCTACAACCCCACTGCGCAGGCGGTGGACCTGAGCGCCTACAGCGTCGAGCTGTACTCCAACGGCAGCGCGACCGCCGGGAACAAGGCGGTCCTCAGCGGTTCGCTGGCGGCGGGCGGGACCCTGGTGCTCGTCAATAGCCAGGCATCGGCGGCCCTGAAAGAGCGCGGCCAGATGACCAGCGCCGTGACCAACTTCAACGGCGACGACGCCCTGCTGCTCAAGAAAAACGGTGAGGTGATCGATAGCTTCGGGCAGGTTGGCTTCGATCCGGGCACGCAGTGGGGCACCTCGCCGACCGCCACCCTGGATAGCACCCTCCGCCGTAAGGCCAGCGTGACCACCGGAGACCGCAATGGCCTGGACGCCTTCGATCCCGCCGCGGAGTGGGACGGCTTTCCCCAGGACACCTTTGATGGCCTCGGCACCCGTTGA
- a CDS encoding SDR family NAD(P)-dependent oxidoreductase, whose translation MINLNGKVVLVTGASRGIGAACVRSLLDAGASVAAHLGRSGHGAQTLIEAFGAERIHVLSGDLAREGEAIRLFEAAAAWQGRIDVVVNNAGVAPSVTVDDPLEAWANVWHETLQVNLLSVADTCREAIGHFRGHGGGIIINIASRAAFRGDQPDAMHYAASKGGVIALTRSIARGFAHEGVLAYAVAPGWVRTEMAEAYLDEHAAELDREFPLGDAAPPEDVAATVVFLASGLVRHMTGATLDINGASYVR comes from the coding sequence ATGATCAATCTGAACGGCAAGGTGGTACTCGTGACGGGGGCTTCTCGCGGAATCGGTGCCGCATGCGTCCGCAGCCTGCTGGACGCAGGTGCATCGGTGGCGGCCCACCTGGGGCGCAGTGGCCACGGGGCACAGACGTTGATAGAGGCGTTCGGTGCAGAGCGAATTCACGTCCTGAGTGGCGACCTGGCCCGTGAGGGCGAGGCCATCCGGCTGTTCGAGGCTGCCGCCGCCTGGCAAGGCCGCATCGACGTGGTGGTCAACAACGCCGGGGTCGCGCCGTCGGTCACGGTGGACGATCCCCTGGAGGCATGGGCCAACGTCTGGCACGAGACCCTGCAGGTCAACCTGCTGAGCGTGGCGGACACCTGCCGGGAGGCCATCGGGCACTTCCGGGGCCACGGAGGCGGCATCATCATCAATATCGCCAGCCGGGCCGCCTTCCGGGGAGATCAACCGGACGCCATGCACTACGCCGCCTCGAAAGGCGGCGTGATCGCCCTGACCCGCTCGATTGCCCGGGGCTTTGCCCATGAGGGCGTCCTGGCCTACGCCGTTGCCCCCGGCTGGGTCCGCACCGAGATGGCGGAAGCCTACCTCGACGAACACGCTGCCGAGCTGGACCGTGAATTCCCACTGGGAGACGCGGCCCCGCCGGAGGATGTGGCCGCCACTGTGGTGTTCCTGGCCTCAGGCCTGGTGAGGCACATGACCGGGGCAACGCTGGATATCAATGGGGCGTCTTACGTCCGCTAG
- a CDS encoding ABC transporter substrate-binding protein, with protein MKNLIVLSAVLLTGTVLAASPSDTLVIQSSAEVITLDPAAMYDVISAPVIVNVYEPLLTYPGSSLKQLVPALATKWTASNGGKTYTFDLRTGVKFHNGDTMTCADAEYTFRRNLVTNEASSGNWFLSESLLGTQANANDDKSITWARITSAAKCNAQGQLVLSLPKVDPAFLSKLAYVGQAIVDRKYAASIGEWDGTEATWKSWVGKDLSGSALNEKPNGTGPYKLVRRDAGNLLFTVHDSYWGDKPSIKNVLRQKVPELAARQQAFLRGDADMIDGGGRAVDEAQLKGKPGVSWVDDLPNTNTVAIFMNQNIKNSALLGSGKLDGKGIPANFFSDVNVRRAFSYLFNYAQYTKDVFKGQGTNLTMMLPPTFPGYDPKISVYKYDPKQAEAAFKRAFGGEVWKNGFTFTANYRAGSTSSQTALELLKQSVEALNPKFRLNLQPKQASELSTDAGKGMEPMTVLSWSPDYADPDNFMYTFYSSEGWFSLRSNFKDASIDRWLNQARATTDTAQRDKLYSQVGRRAHELAPVINLPQETKYLVYSSRLSGAPLTKAGYNPLTFLPWAELSKK; from the coding sequence ATGAAAAATCTGATTGTCCTGAGTGCCGTGTTGCTGACTGGAACCGTGCTGGCCGCCTCGCCTTCAGATACGCTGGTGATCCAGTCCAGCGCAGAAGTGATCACCCTGGACCCCGCAGCGATGTACGACGTCATCTCCGCGCCCGTGATCGTCAACGTGTACGAGCCGCTGCTGACCTACCCGGGTAGCAGCCTCAAGCAGCTGGTCCCGGCGCTGGCCACCAAGTGGACCGCCAGCAACGGCGGCAAGACCTACACCTTCGATCTGCGTACGGGCGTGAAATTCCACAATGGCGACACCATGACCTGTGCGGACGCCGAATACACCTTCCGCCGCAACCTGGTCACCAACGAAGCGTCCTCTGGCAACTGGTTCCTGAGCGAGTCGCTACTGGGCACCCAGGCCAACGCCAACGACGACAAGTCCATCACTTGGGCCCGGATCACGTCCGCCGCCAAATGCAACGCCCAGGGCCAGCTGGTGCTGAGCCTGCCCAAGGTCGATCCGGCCTTCCTGTCCAAACTGGCCTACGTCGGCCAGGCCATCGTTGACCGGAAATACGCCGCCAGCATCGGTGAGTGGGACGGCACGGAGGCCACCTGGAAGAGCTGGGTGGGCAAGGATCTGTCCGGTAGCGCCCTCAACGAGAAGCCCAACGGGACTGGCCCCTACAAGCTGGTGCGCCGCGACGCGGGCAACCTGCTCTTCACCGTCCACGACAGCTACTGGGGCGACAAGCCCAGCATCAAGAACGTGCTGCGCCAGAAGGTGCCCGAGCTGGCGGCCCGACAACAGGCCTTCTTGCGCGGCGACGCCGACATGATTGACGGTGGCGGGCGGGCTGTGGACGAGGCGCAGCTCAAGGGGAAACCTGGCGTCTCCTGGGTCGATGACCTGCCCAACACCAACACGGTCGCCATCTTCATGAACCAGAACATCAAGAATTCGGCGCTGCTGGGCAGCGGCAAGCTCGACGGCAAGGGCATTCCCGCCAACTTCTTCAGCGACGTGAACGTGCGCCGCGCCTTTTCATATCTCTTCAACTACGCTCAGTACACCAAGGATGTGTTCAAGGGCCAGGGCACCAACCTCACCATGATGTTGCCCCCCACCTTCCCCGGCTATGATCCCAAGATCAGCGTTTACAAGTACGATCCCAAGCAGGCGGAAGCGGCCTTCAAGCGCGCGTTCGGCGGTGAGGTCTGGAAAAACGGCTTTACCTTCACGGCCAATTACCGTGCCGGCAGTACGTCCTCGCAGACTGCCCTGGAACTCCTGAAACAGAGCGTCGAAGCGCTGAATCCCAAGTTCCGCCTGAACCTGCAACCCAAACAGGCCAGCGAACTGTCCACCGACGCGGGCAAGGGAATGGAACCCATGACGGTCCTGAGCTGGTCCCCGGACTACGCCGACCCGGACAACTTCATGTACACCTTCTACAGCAGTGAGGGCTGGTTCTCACTGCGCTCGAACTTCAAGGACGCCAGCATCGACAGGTGGCTTAACCAGGCGCGGGCCACCACCGACACCGCGCAGCGTGACAAGCTCTACAGCCAGGTGGGGCGCCGCGCGCACGAGCTAGCTCCAGTGATCAATCTGCCGCAGGAAACCAAATACCTGGTATACAGCAGCCGTCTGAGCGGCGCGCCGCTGACCAAAGCCGGGTACAACCCCTTGACTTTCCTGCCCTGGGCCGAACTGAGCAAAAAATAG
- the dnaE gene encoding DNA polymerase III subunit alpha — protein MNRPLPALLTCQSSFSEGRSTVSPRRLVRLAKERGYSAVGLTDWCSVAGAVELCEAAVEAQVSAVTGVTLPVLFPAPPRSKDPHEVFPLVLLAKDRAGYALLCELVTQIHLSTPDGLPLERLQEAASRGDHLVCLMSGRQGFPTVLGERKEMARAVAYLRTLRQSFPFELYVQLFHGAAPNERRRLEYLRGLARDLELPVVAAPEINMGAQTEYPLLDALTCARLGIDVEIPHAERPRNDARHVSTPEEWGALLPFPDALLNAQKLADVCALDLRPERLYAPETKLRLFQTPQEALEERAFAALPLRYLPDTRPTARTRLQQELATVQTLEMAGFFLTAAEVMDYCREHGILAAGRGSAAGSVLCYLLGITLSDPIKHNLLFERFLHTGRASMPDVDIDLASSRRDQVLSWVEARWGGEGTGEAMVANKITYRLPSAVQDLGRALGLPPELRDRLSRALGRDFRHLRPHRAREAEVVFAEVLGEAPVKDALLSLLEKIEPGFVRHLAPHSGGVVLSASPLTHYSPLTRSSGGIRMLTFDKDDVERLGLIKLDLLGLRMLAALERAREEVMRLTGEWVEYGDLPDDPAVWERIASGDTLAMFQIESPAQVQMTARLQPKNMTQLAHQIALVRPGPIQSSTVHPYVRRARGEELVPDLPEPLRTILAPTHGTLMFQEQILRIAVHYAGYSWPDADRFRSRLSKTEDEGELDELKNSFTAGAALTTGAFPWEAEEIFAICAAFKGYGFAESHAHAFAQHAYSSAWMRQHHPAAYLAGF, from the coding sequence ATGAACCGCCCTCTGCCCGCGCTCCTGACCTGCCAGAGCTCTTTCTCGGAAGGCCGCAGCACCGTCAGCCCCCGCAGACTGGTCCGACTGGCGAAGGAGCGCGGGTACAGCGCAGTGGGCCTGACCGACTGGTGCAGCGTGGCGGGAGCAGTGGAGTTGTGCGAAGCCGCTGTAGAAGCGCAAGTCAGCGCAGTCACCGGTGTGACCCTTCCCGTGCTGTTCCCTGCCCCGCCCAGGTCAAAGGACCCGCACGAGGTCTTTCCTCTGGTACTGCTAGCGAAAGACCGCGCGGGTTATGCCCTGCTGTGCGAACTGGTGACCCAGATTCACCTGAGCACCCCAGACGGGCTGCCGCTGGAGCGCCTACAGGAGGCCGCCAGCCGGGGGGATCACCTGGTCTGTCTGATGAGCGGGCGGCAGGGTTTCCCCACGGTCCTTGGAGAGCGCAAAGAGATGGCGCGGGCAGTAGCGTATTTGCGAACGCTGCGTCAGTCGTTCCCCTTTGAGCTGTACGTGCAACTGTTCCACGGTGCAGCGCCCAACGAGCGCCGCCGTCTGGAGTACCTGCGTGGGCTGGCGCGCGATCTGGAACTTCCTGTGGTGGCCGCGCCCGAGATCAACATGGGAGCGCAAACTGAGTACCCGCTGCTGGACGCTCTGACCTGTGCCCGATTGGGCATCGATGTGGAGATTCCCCACGCCGAGCGCCCACGCAACGACGCTCGTCACGTCAGCACACCGGAAGAGTGGGGGGCACTGCTGCCTTTCCCAGACGCTTTGCTCAATGCCCAGAAGCTGGCTGACGTCTGCGCTCTGGATTTGCGCCCAGAGCGACTTTACGCTCCGGAAACAAAACTGCGGCTGTTCCAGACGCCGCAGGAGGCACTGGAGGAGCGCGCCTTTGCAGCTCTACCCCTACGCTACTTGCCGGACACCAGACCAACCGCCCGTACCCGCTTGCAGCAGGAACTCGCCACCGTGCAAACGCTGGAGATGGCCGGATTCTTCCTGACGGCCGCGGAGGTCATGGATTATTGCCGGGAACATGGGATTCTCGCGGCTGGGCGTGGCAGCGCGGCGGGTTCAGTCCTCTGTTACCTGCTCGGAATCACCCTCTCTGACCCGATCAAACACAACCTGCTGTTCGAGCGCTTTCTCCATACCGGGCGTGCGTCCATGCCGGACGTGGACATCGATCTTGCTTCCAGTCGTAGAGATCAGGTCTTGAGCTGGGTGGAGGCCCGCTGGGGCGGCGAGGGCACTGGGGAGGCGATGGTGGCCAATAAGATCACCTACCGCCTGCCCAGCGCCGTGCAGGATCTGGGCCGCGCCCTGGGTCTGCCCCCTGAACTGCGAGATCGCCTGAGCCGCGCCCTGGGCCGTGACTTCCGCCATCTCCGGCCCCACCGCGCCCGCGAAGCGGAGGTGGTGTTCGCCGAGGTGCTAGGCGAGGCTCCCGTCAAAGACGCCTTGCTCTCCCTACTGGAAAAGATCGAGCCGGGATTCGTCCGGCATCTGGCCCCGCACTCCGGCGGCGTGGTCCTGAGCGCCAGTCCGTTGACCCACTACTCGCCCCTGACCCGTTCCAGCGGCGGCATCCGAATGCTGACCTTCGACAAGGACGACGTTGAACGCTTAGGGTTGATCAAGCTGGATCTGCTTGGCCTGAGAATGCTGGCAGCCCTGGAACGGGCGCGCGAGGAGGTCATGCGCCTGACCGGGGAATGGGTGGAATACGGCGATCTGCCCGACGATCCCGCCGTGTGGGAGCGGATTGCTTCCGGAGATACCCTCGCCATGTTCCAGATCGAATCTCCCGCCCAAGTGCAGATGACGGCCCGCTTGCAGCCCAAGAACATGACCCAGCTCGCCCACCAGATCGCGCTGGTGCGTCCTGGCCCGATCCAGAGCAGCACGGTGCACCCCTACGTCAGGAGGGCCAGGGGTGAGGAGCTCGTGCCAGACCTGCCCGAACCATTACGCACCATCTTGGCCCCCACACACGGCACGCTGATGTTCCAGGAGCAGATTTTACGGATCGCCGTCCACTACGCCGGATACTCTTGGCCTGACGCGGATCGATTCCGCAGCCGTCTGAGCAAGACCGAAGACGAGGGCGAGCTGGACGAATTGAAGAACAGCTTCACTGCTGGAGCGGCTCTGACCACCGGGGCGTTTCCCTGGGAGGCCGAGGAGATCTTCGCTATCTGCGCGGCCTTCAAGGGCTACGGCTTCGCCGAGAGCCATGCCCACGCCTTCGCACAACACGCTTATTCCAGCGCTTGGATGCGTCAGCACCACCCAGCGGCGTACCTCGCGGGGTTCTGA
- a CDS encoding DUF6504 family protein, translating into MKAVQQAVEVSLTPAGGLERLIWQGRAYAIQGVLDQWRYGGRWWRGEAPRDCFLVQAGGLLAELHHEDGGVWWLARIQD; encoded by the coding sequence ATGAAAGCGGTGCAGCAGGCCGTCGAGGTGAGTCTGACGCCTGCGGGCGGCCTGGAACGGCTGATCTGGCAGGGGCGGGCTTACGCCATTCAAGGGGTGCTGGACCAGTGGCGTTACGGCGGACGCTGGTGGCGAGGTGAGGCTCCACGGGACTGCTTTCTGGTGCAGGCTGGCGGACTGCTGGCCGAGCTGCATCATGAGGACGGCGGCGTCTGGTGGCTGGCCCGGATTCAGGACTGA